In Sporosarcina sp. PTS2304, a genomic segment contains:
- a CDS encoding glycerophosphodiester phosphodiesterase family protein, translating to MSDNQIFAHRGASGSHVENTMSAFKAAVRKGADGIELDVQQSSDGELFVIHDENLQRLTGAHQQIDQLTAKELQRMKVGRSGSRWMYGHSIPLLFDVVSFCSAHRMALNIELKQTVYRQREVIQRILQYVEGLDNVHLSSFDYETMQLVREEEEAMETALLVKKKTVDWADLPSYDVDALHFHKRLWREPYQSALAASGKTLRMYGVTGKESFLLSCPEVTGWITDYPKRLRRKFG from the coding sequence ATGTCTGACAATCAAATATTTGCGCATCGCGGGGCATCGGGCAGTCATGTGGAAAATACGATGAGTGCGTTTAAGGCTGCTGTGAGAAAAGGTGCGGACGGCATTGAATTGGACGTTCAACAGTCGAGTGATGGAGAGTTATTCGTCATTCATGATGAGAATTTACAGCGTTTGACAGGTGCCCATCAACAAATTGATCAACTAACAGCGAAGGAACTACAGCGTATGAAAGTAGGAAGAAGCGGGTCGCGGTGGATGTACGGACACTCCATTCCTCTTTTATTTGACGTGGTTTCTTTCTGTTCTGCGCACCGGATGGCATTGAATATTGAGCTGAAGCAAACGGTTTATCGTCAACGTGAAGTCATTCAGCGGATTTTGCAGTATGTTGAAGGGTTGGACAATGTGCATTTGTCTTCTTTTGACTATGAGACGATGCAGCTCGTTCGAGAAGAAGAGGAAGCGATGGAAACGGCTTTGTTAGTGAAGAAGAAGACGGTGGATTGGGCGGATTTGCCAAGCTACGATGTCGACGCGTTGCATTTTCATAAGCGTTTGTGGAGAGAGCCTTATCAGTCAGCATTAGCGGCAAGCGGCAAGACGTTGCGAATGTATGGTGTGACAGGGAAAGAGTCATTTTTACTTAGTTGTCCTGAAGTGACCGGTTGGATTACGGATTATCCGAAACGGTTACGACGGAAGTTTGGGTAG
- a CDS encoding DUF2627 domain-containing protein: MARLAAFIVLLIPGIAAALGIKLMRDSLFGHLFQPFPFIWLQFLGGLLLFVAGLGFFAGFLLRRDRRNGRAADRFKKDMNK, translated from the coding sequence ATGGCACGTCTTGCTGCGTTTATTGTACTATTGATTCCGGGAATTGCAGCAGCTCTCGGTATAAAATTAATGCGTGACTCGCTCTTCGGACATTTGTTCCAGCCGTTCCCATTTATTTGGTTGCAATTCCTCGGCGGCTTACTACTATTCGTAGCCGGTCTTGGATTTTTCGCAGGCTTCCTATTGCGACGCGACCGAAGAAACGGACGAGCAGCTGATCGATTTAAAAAAGATATGAATAAATAA
- a CDS encoding amino acid dehydrogenase — translation MELFTYMEEHDYEQLVLCHDKTSGLKAVIAIHDTTLGPALGGARMWTYASEEAAIEDALRLAKGMTYKNAAAGLNLGGGKTVIIGDPKTDKNDELFRALGRYVEGLNGRYITAEDVGTTEFDMDLIHLETDYVTGISSGEGSSGNPSPVTALGIYKGMKAAAKEAFGDDSLKGKTIAVQGVGNVAFTLCEYLHEEGAKLIVTDINEEAVQRAVDTFGATAVATDEIYSQDADIFAPCALGAVINDETIPQLKVKVVAGSANNQLKNPEHGDRLHELGIVYAPDYVINSGGVINVADELIGYNKERALKRVEGIYDTILKIFAISKRDGIPSYLAADRLAEERIARVSATRNTFLRSEKNILSNKK, via the coding sequence ATGGAACTATTTACGTATATGGAAGAACATGATTATGAGCAGCTCGTTTTATGTCATGACAAAACGTCTGGATTGAAAGCAGTGATCGCGATTCACGATACAACGCTTGGACCGGCTCTTGGCGGTGCGCGTATGTGGACGTATGCTAGTGAAGAGGCAGCGATTGAAGATGCGTTGCGCTTAGCAAAAGGCATGACGTATAAAAACGCGGCAGCTGGGTTAAATTTAGGCGGCGGTAAAACAGTAATTATCGGGGATCCGAAGACGGACAAGAATGACGAGTTGTTCCGTGCGCTAGGTCGTTATGTAGAAGGCTTGAATGGTCGATACATTACAGCAGAAGACGTAGGGACGACAGAATTCGACATGGATCTAATCCATTTAGAAACGGATTATGTCACAGGTATTTCTTCCGGTGAAGGTTCATCCGGCAATCCATCTCCAGTTACAGCGCTTGGAATTTATAAAGGAATGAAAGCCGCGGCGAAAGAAGCATTCGGTGATGATTCTCTAAAAGGGAAAACGATTGCAGTTCAAGGGGTCGGCAACGTAGCCTTTACGCTCTGTGAATATTTGCATGAAGAAGGCGCGAAGCTGATCGTTACGGATATTAATGAAGAAGCGGTGCAGCGTGCAGTCGATACATTTGGTGCAACGGCTGTCGCTACGGATGAAATCTATTCACAAGACGCGGACATTTTTGCTCCATGTGCATTAGGTGCAGTCATTAATGACGAGACGATTCCACAATTGAAAGTAAAAGTAGTAGCGGGATCAGCGAACAACCAATTGAAAAATCCGGAACACGGTGACCGTTTGCATGAACTAGGCATCGTCTACGCACCGGACTACGTGATCAATTCAGGTGGCGTGATCAACGTAGCGGACGAATTAATCGGCTACAATAAAGAGCGTGCACTGAAGCGAGTGGAAGGTATTTACGATACGATTCTAAAAATCTTCGCAATTTCTAAACGTGACGGCATTCCTTCCTACTTGGCAGCTGATCGTCTAGCAGAAGAGCGCATCGCACGTGTAAGCGCAACGAGAAACACATTTTTACGTTCAGAAAAAAATATTTTATCCAATAAAAAATAA
- the lpdA gene encoding dihydrolipoyl dehydrogenase, whose protein sequence is MSKEYDLVILGGGTGGYVAAIRAAQLGLTTAIVEKSKLGGTCLHNGCIPSKALLKSAEVFRVTQQQADEFGVKTGDVSLDFSQVQKRKHQIVDQLHAGIKGLMKKGKIDVYHGTGRILGASIFSPMPGTISVEMDNGEENEILILKNLLIATGSKPRTLPGLELDETHVLSSDGALVMNALPSSMTIIGAGVIGIEWASMLTDFGVNVTVLDRLDHILPTEDREVSVAMKKALEKRGVTFILGAAIDTESLEKAETVTISYTVDGATHSISSDKILVSVGRSAVVDDIGLANTEIQVENGFIQTNKTYQTKDDHIYAIGDVIGGLQLAHVAEHEGLHAVEHMAGRKVEPIDYEMVPRCVYSYPETAAVGLTEQQARDQGYEVKIGKFPFQANGKALVNGHADGFVKLVTDQQTNDILGVHMMGAHVTDLISEAGLAMVMNAIPWEVSSMIHPHPTLSEAFGEAALAVEGLAIHM, encoded by the coding sequence TTGAGTAAAGAATATGACTTAGTAATTTTAGGTGGCGGAACGGGCGGGTATGTGGCGGCAATTCGCGCGGCACAACTCGGTTTAACGACAGCGATCGTTGAAAAATCCAAACTTGGCGGTACGTGTCTGCATAACGGATGTATTCCGAGTAAAGCATTGTTGAAAAGCGCAGAAGTATTTCGTGTCACTCAACAACAAGCAGATGAATTCGGTGTGAAAACAGGAGACGTGTCATTGGATTTCTCACAAGTGCAAAAGAGAAAACATCAAATTGTCGATCAATTGCATGCTGGTATTAAAGGCTTGATGAAAAAAGGAAAAATAGATGTCTACCACGGAACGGGTAGAATTTTAGGTGCGTCCATTTTTTCCCCGATGCCAGGCACGATTTCAGTAGAGATGGACAATGGCGAAGAAAATGAAATATTAATTTTGAAAAACTTATTAATTGCGACAGGCTCAAAACCGCGTACACTTCCGGGGCTCGAACTGGATGAAACGCACGTGCTGTCTTCTGATGGAGCTTTAGTTATGAATGCGCTTCCATCTTCCATGACAATTATAGGGGCAGGTGTGATCGGCATCGAATGGGCTTCCATGCTGACTGATTTTGGTGTGAACGTGACAGTGCTTGATCGATTGGATCATATTTTACCGACGGAAGATCGTGAAGTGTCCGTTGCGATGAAGAAAGCATTGGAAAAGCGCGGTGTCACGTTTATTTTAGGGGCTGCGATTGATACGGAATCTCTTGAAAAAGCCGAGACGGTGACGATTTCGTATACAGTAGACGGAGCGACACATTCGATTAGTAGTGATAAGATTCTCGTTTCTGTCGGACGTTCGGCAGTAGTCGATGATATCGGTTTGGCGAATACGGAAATTCAAGTGGAAAACGGTTTCATTCAGACGAACAAAACCTATCAGACGAAAGACGATCATATTTATGCGATTGGTGATGTGATCGGCGGTCTTCAACTCGCTCATGTGGCGGAGCATGAAGGACTTCACGCGGTGGAACATATGGCAGGACGTAAAGTCGAACCGATTGATTATGAGATGGTTCCCCGGTGCGTCTACTCCTATCCTGAAACCGCTGCTGTAGGATTAACGGAACAGCAAGCACGCGATCAAGGCTATGAAGTGAAGATCGGGAAATTCCCTTTCCAAGCAAATGGCAAGGCATTGGTGAATGGTCATGCGGATGGTTTCGTGAAACTCGTTACGGATCAGCAAACCAACGATATTCTCGGTGTTCATATGATGGGGGCGCACGTCACGGACCTCATCTCAGAAGCGGGATTAGCGATGGTCATGAATGCGATTCCTTGGGAAGTTTCTTCTATGATACATCCCCACCCTACATTATCAGAAGCGTTCGGTGAAGCGGCGTTGGCAGTAGAAGGACTCGCCATTCACATGTAA
- a CDS encoding thiamine pyrophosphate-dependent dehydrogenase E1 component subunit alpha: MVLNNRHIELGLTDEDVLQMYEKMLMARRLDERMWLLNRAGKIPFVISCQGQEAAQVGAAFALDNEKDWIAPYYRDMGIVLHFGMTPKELMLSAFAKAEDPNSGGRQMPGHFGQRKNRIITGSSPVTTQLPHAVGVALAAKMNKEDFITFVTLGEGSSNQGDFHEGMNFAGVHKLPTVIMVENNKYAISVPVDKQIACEHVSDRAIGYGMPGVTVDGTDPLTVYEAVKEAADRARGGEGPTLVEAVCYRLTAHSSDDDQRLYRDAEELEQEKKLDPLLTFIQYLQEQDVLTDELQNEIEERVKLLVDEATEYAELAPYARPEHALRHVYDEEGGEA; encoded by the coding sequence ATGGTTTTGAACAATCGACATATTGAATTAGGATTGACAGATGAAGATGTGTTGCAAATGTATGAAAAGATGTTGATGGCCCGTCGTTTAGATGAACGGATGTGGCTGCTTAACCGTGCGGGCAAAATTCCGTTCGTTATTTCATGTCAAGGACAAGAAGCGGCACAAGTAGGCGCGGCTTTTGCGCTGGATAATGAAAAAGATTGGATCGCACCGTATTATCGGGATATGGGGATTGTTTTGCACTTTGGCATGACACCGAAAGAGTTGATGCTGTCGGCTTTCGCGAAAGCTGAAGATCCGAACTCGGGCGGGCGCCAAATGCCTGGACATTTCGGACAGCGAAAAAACCGTATTATTACAGGATCTTCTCCCGTCACCACACAATTACCGCATGCAGTCGGTGTTGCACTTGCTGCCAAAATGAATAAAGAAGATTTCATCACATTCGTCACGCTTGGAGAAGGCTCTTCCAATCAAGGAGACTTCCATGAAGGGATGAACTTCGCTGGTGTGCATAAATTGCCGACTGTTATTATGGTGGAAAACAATAAATATGCGATTTCCGTTCCAGTCGACAAACAAATCGCGTGTGAGCACGTATCCGATCGTGCTATTGGCTATGGAATGCCAGGTGTCACGGTTGACGGCACCGATCCATTAACTGTCTATGAAGCGGTGAAAGAAGCGGCAGATCGTGCGAGAGGCGGAGAGGGTCCAACGTTAGTCGAAGCGGTTTGTTATCGATTAACTGCCCACTCTTCTGACGATGACCAGCGCTTGTATCGAGATGCGGAAGAACTGGAGCAGGAAAAGAAACTCGATCCATTACTGACATTCATTCAGTACTTGCAAGAGCAGGATGTATTAACGGATGAGCTGCAAAATGAAATCGAAGAACGCGTGAAATTATTAGTTGATGAAGCGACTGAATATGCAGAGTTGGCTCCTTATGCACGTCCTGAACATGCATTGCGACATGTGTATGATGAAGAAGGAGGCGAAGCATAA